A region of Culicoides brevitarsis isolate CSIRO-B50_1 chromosome 1, AGI_CSIRO_Cbre_v1, whole genome shotgun sequence DNA encodes the following proteins:
- the LOC134837989 gene encoding E3 ubiquitin-protein ligase SMURF2 isoform X1: MNKNHNRNGAQKIRITVLCARNLVRKDLFRMPDPFAKISVDGTGQVYSTEICKASLDPKWNTHYDLYIGTGDAITISVWNQRKLHKKHGSAFLGCVRISSSSIQRLKDTGYQRLDLCKAAQDDPEPIKGQIVISLMSREGTSTTGAGRLAIVGPAGDVRGPDNEEDEPNQDLPEGWEERKTPNGRVYYVNHVMKTTQWNRPVRPAIESQTNGDADVLSGPSRSSTCMNISENAENCDVTPRRSSEPAVGTTNGSTEENGDITRNLVKAKSPIRKDSAVSSTTSTSPTVETILENGSASQLSPRNSVIQREQQVKTPPINAQQSTATAQSPSITQQSDIVSSNLSTTLNQLTITNNTDNTTTTTTTTTGLNGTRQAAAAPTQSNNNHVNAIANNNQHPTPVNSSSENGGVVNNSVMNNNGVVSPSIPGVKVLSNNNGASPATPVTSNGETASSRSNGDVQRTRRSSRNLEDSSRRSHRSGRTPRAGIISSRSNGAIRPAVGLPPGYEMRTTQQGQVYFYHIQSGVSTWHDPRIPRDLDTQSIPTDQLGPLPAGWEQRKTASGRIYFVDHNNRTTQFTDPRLNPQVLGILKRSMGQVANLNGAAAGATSSGAGPQSVVTPTRNGVEASAARSTTTSTETPSRTASIATPNVTPNAGPADMPIGLLDGAEILPKYRRDLVAKMRSLRTELQQLQPQSGHCRLEVSRDEIFEESYRLIMKMRPKDMRKRLMVKFKGEEGLDYGGVAREWLHLLSREMLNPQYGLFQYSREGQYMLQINPDSGINPDHLSYFHFVGRILGIAVFHGHCLDGGFTMPFYKQLLNKPITLNDIEDVDPELHRSLTWMLENNINGIIESTFSVENNSFGVIKVHELKPNGAQLAVTEENKREYVKLYVNYRFMRGIEQQFLALQKGFCELIPSQLLRPFDERELELVIGGISSIDVTDWRSNTRLKQCTPDTQQVKWFWQIVDSYSSEMRARLLQFVTGSSRVPLQGFRALQGSTGAVGPRPFTIHLTADVPIQNLPKAHTCFNRIDLPPYDSYQTMYDKLTQAVEETCGFAVE; the protein is encoded by the exons atgaataaaaatcacaatAGAAATGGTGCTCAAAAAATACGAATCACAG TTTTATGTGCTCGAAATCTTGTACGAAAAGATTTGTTTC gAATGCCCGATCCCTTTGCAAAAATATCCGTTGACGGTACGGGCCAAGTATATTCAACAGAAATTTGCAAAGCATCCTTAGATCCCAAGTGGAATACACATTACGACTTGTACATTGGTACGGGAGATGCCATAACGATTTCCGTGTGGAATCAACGAAAGCTGCATAAGAAGCATGGGAGTGCGTTTCTCGGGTGTGTTCGCATCTCCTCCAGCTCGATACAGAGACTCAAGGATACtggat atcaaCGGCTTGACCTCTGTAAAGCCGCGCAAGATGATCCCGAACCGATCAAGGGTCAAATAGTCATTTCGCTGATGAGTCGGGAAGGCACTTCGACGACGGGCGCCGGTAGATTAGCGATTGTTGGACCTGCCGGAGACGTTCGAGGTCCCGATAACGAAGAAGACGAGCCGAATCAAGATCTCCCCGAGGGTTGGGAAGAGAGAAAAACTCCAAATGGTCGCGTTTATTACGTGAATCACGTGATGAAGACCACGCAGTGGAATCGACCTGTTCGACCAGCGATCGAGAGTCAAACGAATGGCGATGCGGATGTTTTATCGGGTCCCTCACGATCGAGTACTTGCATGAACATCTCGGAAAATGCGGAAAATTGCGATGTGACTCCGCGAAGATCTTCAGAACCGGCTGTGGGCACAACAAATGGAAGCACAGAAGAGAACGGAGACATAACGAGAAACTTGGTAAAAGCAAAAAGTCCGATTAGGAAAGATTCTGCTGTTAGTTCGACAACAAGTACGAGTCCCACAGTCGAAACAATTTTGGAAAACGGTTCGGCAAGTCAACTATCGCCGAGGAATTCAGTGATTCAAAG AGAGCAACAAGTAAAAACACCACCAATTAACGCACAACAAAGCACGGCAACGGCACAATCACCGAGCATCACTCAACAAAGCGACATCGTTAGTAGTAATTTAAGCACAACACTGAATCAGTtaacaataacaaacaatACCGAtaatacgacgacgacgacgacaacgacaacagGTCTTAACGGAACGAgacaagcagcagcagcaccaacacaatcaaataataatcacGTGAATGCAATCGCGAACAATAATCAACATCCGACCCCAGTGAATAGCAGCAGTGAGAACGGAGGCGTCGTTAATAATTCTGTGATGAACAATAACGGAGTGGTCAGTCCGAGCATTCCGGGTGTGAAAGTTTTAAGCAATAACAATGGCGCGAGTCCCGCAACGCCTGTTACGTCGAATGGCGAGACTGCAAGTTCGCGTTCCAATGGAGAcg ttcaacGCACTCGTCGCTCATCTCGAAACCTAGAAGACTCATCGCGTCGCTCACATCGATCTGGTAGAACGCCCCGCGCCGGCATCATAAGTTCTCGTTCAAATGGTGCAATTCGCCCTGCTGTCGGTCTACCGCCTGGCTACGAAATGCGCACGACGCAACAAGGTCAAGTCTATTTCTATCACATTCAGAGCGGCGTCTCAACGTGGCACGATCCCCGAATACCCCGCGACTTGGATACGCAATCAATTCCAACGGATCAACTGGGTCCCCTGCCAGCAGGATGGGAACAACGAAAAACCGCCTCGGGTCGAATCTACTTTGTCGATCACAACAATCGAACGACGCAGTTCACAGATCCCCGATTAAATCCACAAGTTCTTGGAATCCTGAAACGCTCCATGGGTCAAGTGGCGAATTTGAATGGGGCAGCTGCGGGCGCTACATCATCTGGCGCCGGACCCCAATCTGTCGTTACGCCCACACGAAACGGCGTGGAAGCATCTGCCGCTCGCAGTACAACGACCTCGACTGAAACACCTTCGCGTACCGCGAGCATCGCAACGCCAAACGTGACACCGAATGCCGGTCCAGCTGACATGCCGATCGGTTTGCTGGATGGCGCGGAAATTTTACCAAAGTATCGACGTGATTTAGTGGCGAAAATGCGATCGCTACGCACGGAATTGCAGCAATTGCAACCGCAGTCTGGACACTGTCGTCTCGAGGTGTCGCGCGACGAAATTTTCGAAGAGAGTTACAGACTGATAATGAAGATGCGACCCAAAGATATGCGAAAACGACTTATGGTCAAGTTCAAGGGCGAAGAGGGACTCGATTATGGGGGCGTGGCACGTGAATGGCTCCATTTACTATCGCGCGAAATGCTGAATCCGCAATACGGATTGTTCCAATATAGTCGCGAGGGGCAATATATGTTGCAAATTAACCCGGATTCGGGCATCAATCCCGATCATTTGTCGTATTTCCATTTTGTTGGACGCATCTTGGGCATCGCAGTATTTCACGGACATTGTCTCGATGGCGGATTCACAATGCCTTTCTACAAACAGCTGTTAAATAAACCAATTACGCTGAACGATATTGAAGATGTCGACCCCGAACTGCATCGAAGTTTGACATGGATgct ggAAAATAACATAAATGGCATCATCGAATCGACATTCAGTGTAGAAAATAACAGTTTTGGTGTGATAAAAGTGCATGAATTGAAACCAAATGGCGCTCAATTGGCTGTAACGGAAGAAAATAAACGAGAATATGTCAAACTTTACGTGAATTATCGTTTCATGCGAGGCATTGAGCAACAATTCTTGGCTTTACAGAAAg gaTTTTGTGAACTCATCCCGAGCCAACTTCTGCGACCATTCGATGAACGTGAACTCGAACTCGTGATCGGAGGCATCAGCAGTATTGACGTGACAGACTGGCGATCAAATACGAGACTAAAACAATGCACGCCCGATACGCAACAAGTGAAATGGTTCTGGCAG atCGTCGATTCATATTCCAGCGAGATGCGTGCTCGCTTATTGCAATTCGTCACGGGATCATCTCGTGTTCCCTTGCAGGGCTTCAGAGCGTTACAAGGCTCCACAGGTGCCGTAGGACCGCGTCCCTTCACCATTCACTTGACAGCCGATGTGCCTATACAAAATCTACCGAAAGCACATACCTGCTTTAATCGTATCGATTTACCACCCTACGACTCATATCAAACAATGTATGACAAATTGACGCAAGCTGTCGAAGAAACGTGTGGATTTGCTgtagaataa
- the LOC134837989 gene encoding E3 ubiquitin-protein ligase SMURF2 isoform X2: MVLKKYESQVILCARNLVRKDLFRMPDPFAKISVDGTGQVYSTEICKASLDPKWNTHYDLYIGTGDAITISVWNQRKLHKKHGSAFLGCVRISSSSIQRLKDTGYQRLDLCKAAQDDPEPIKGQIVISLMSREGTSTTGAGRLAIVGPAGDVRGPDNEEDEPNQDLPEGWEERKTPNGRVYYVNHVMKTTQWNRPVRPAIESQTNGDADVLSGPSRSSTCMNISENAENCDVTPRRSSEPAVGTTNGSTEENGDITRNLVKAKSPIRKDSAVSSTTSTSPTVETILENGSASQLSPRNSVIQREQQVKTPPINAQQSTATAQSPSITQQSDIVSSNLSTTLNQLTITNNTDNTTTTTTTTTGLNGTRQAAAAPTQSNNNHVNAIANNNQHPTPVNSSSENGGVVNNSVMNNNGVVSPSIPGVKVLSNNNGASPATPVTSNGETASSRSNGDVQRTRRSSRNLEDSSRRSHRSGRTPRAGIISSRSNGAIRPAVGLPPGYEMRTTQQGQVYFYHIQSGVSTWHDPRIPRDLDTQSIPTDQLGPLPAGWEQRKTASGRIYFVDHNNRTTQFTDPRLNPQVLGILKRSMGQVANLNGAAAGATSSGAGPQSVVTPTRNGVEASAARSTTTSTETPSRTASIATPNVTPNAGPADMPIGLLDGAEILPKYRRDLVAKMRSLRTELQQLQPQSGHCRLEVSRDEIFEESYRLIMKMRPKDMRKRLMVKFKGEEGLDYGGVAREWLHLLSREMLNPQYGLFQYSREGQYMLQINPDSGINPDHLSYFHFVGRILGIAVFHGHCLDGGFTMPFYKQLLNKPITLNDIEDVDPELHRSLTWMLENNINGIIESTFSVENNSFGVIKVHELKPNGAQLAVTEENKREYVKLYVNYRFMRGIEQQFLALQKGFCELIPSQLLRPFDERELELVIGGISSIDVTDWRSNTRLKQCTPDTQQVKWFWQIVDSYSSEMRARLLQFVTGSSRVPLQGFRALQGSTGAVGPRPFTIHLTADVPIQNLPKAHTCFNRIDLPPYDSYQTMYDKLTQAVEETCGFAVE, from the exons ATGGTGCTCAAAAAATACGAATCACAGGTTA TTTTATGTGCTCGAAATCTTGTACGAAAAGATTTGTTTC gAATGCCCGATCCCTTTGCAAAAATATCCGTTGACGGTACGGGCCAAGTATATTCAACAGAAATTTGCAAAGCATCCTTAGATCCCAAGTGGAATACACATTACGACTTGTACATTGGTACGGGAGATGCCATAACGATTTCCGTGTGGAATCAACGAAAGCTGCATAAGAAGCATGGGAGTGCGTTTCTCGGGTGTGTTCGCATCTCCTCCAGCTCGATACAGAGACTCAAGGATACtggat atcaaCGGCTTGACCTCTGTAAAGCCGCGCAAGATGATCCCGAACCGATCAAGGGTCAAATAGTCATTTCGCTGATGAGTCGGGAAGGCACTTCGACGACGGGCGCCGGTAGATTAGCGATTGTTGGACCTGCCGGAGACGTTCGAGGTCCCGATAACGAAGAAGACGAGCCGAATCAAGATCTCCCCGAGGGTTGGGAAGAGAGAAAAACTCCAAATGGTCGCGTTTATTACGTGAATCACGTGATGAAGACCACGCAGTGGAATCGACCTGTTCGACCAGCGATCGAGAGTCAAACGAATGGCGATGCGGATGTTTTATCGGGTCCCTCACGATCGAGTACTTGCATGAACATCTCGGAAAATGCGGAAAATTGCGATGTGACTCCGCGAAGATCTTCAGAACCGGCTGTGGGCACAACAAATGGAAGCACAGAAGAGAACGGAGACATAACGAGAAACTTGGTAAAAGCAAAAAGTCCGATTAGGAAAGATTCTGCTGTTAGTTCGACAACAAGTACGAGTCCCACAGTCGAAACAATTTTGGAAAACGGTTCGGCAAGTCAACTATCGCCGAGGAATTCAGTGATTCAAAG AGAGCAACAAGTAAAAACACCACCAATTAACGCACAACAAAGCACGGCAACGGCACAATCACCGAGCATCACTCAACAAAGCGACATCGTTAGTAGTAATTTAAGCACAACACTGAATCAGTtaacaataacaaacaatACCGAtaatacgacgacgacgacgacaacgacaacagGTCTTAACGGAACGAgacaagcagcagcagcaccaacacaatcaaataataatcacGTGAATGCAATCGCGAACAATAATCAACATCCGACCCCAGTGAATAGCAGCAGTGAGAACGGAGGCGTCGTTAATAATTCTGTGATGAACAATAACGGAGTGGTCAGTCCGAGCATTCCGGGTGTGAAAGTTTTAAGCAATAACAATGGCGCGAGTCCCGCAACGCCTGTTACGTCGAATGGCGAGACTGCAAGTTCGCGTTCCAATGGAGAcg ttcaacGCACTCGTCGCTCATCTCGAAACCTAGAAGACTCATCGCGTCGCTCACATCGATCTGGTAGAACGCCCCGCGCCGGCATCATAAGTTCTCGTTCAAATGGTGCAATTCGCCCTGCTGTCGGTCTACCGCCTGGCTACGAAATGCGCACGACGCAACAAGGTCAAGTCTATTTCTATCACATTCAGAGCGGCGTCTCAACGTGGCACGATCCCCGAATACCCCGCGACTTGGATACGCAATCAATTCCAACGGATCAACTGGGTCCCCTGCCAGCAGGATGGGAACAACGAAAAACCGCCTCGGGTCGAATCTACTTTGTCGATCACAACAATCGAACGACGCAGTTCACAGATCCCCGATTAAATCCACAAGTTCTTGGAATCCTGAAACGCTCCATGGGTCAAGTGGCGAATTTGAATGGGGCAGCTGCGGGCGCTACATCATCTGGCGCCGGACCCCAATCTGTCGTTACGCCCACACGAAACGGCGTGGAAGCATCTGCCGCTCGCAGTACAACGACCTCGACTGAAACACCTTCGCGTACCGCGAGCATCGCAACGCCAAACGTGACACCGAATGCCGGTCCAGCTGACATGCCGATCGGTTTGCTGGATGGCGCGGAAATTTTACCAAAGTATCGACGTGATTTAGTGGCGAAAATGCGATCGCTACGCACGGAATTGCAGCAATTGCAACCGCAGTCTGGACACTGTCGTCTCGAGGTGTCGCGCGACGAAATTTTCGAAGAGAGTTACAGACTGATAATGAAGATGCGACCCAAAGATATGCGAAAACGACTTATGGTCAAGTTCAAGGGCGAAGAGGGACTCGATTATGGGGGCGTGGCACGTGAATGGCTCCATTTACTATCGCGCGAAATGCTGAATCCGCAATACGGATTGTTCCAATATAGTCGCGAGGGGCAATATATGTTGCAAATTAACCCGGATTCGGGCATCAATCCCGATCATTTGTCGTATTTCCATTTTGTTGGACGCATCTTGGGCATCGCAGTATTTCACGGACATTGTCTCGATGGCGGATTCACAATGCCTTTCTACAAACAGCTGTTAAATAAACCAATTACGCTGAACGATATTGAAGATGTCGACCCCGAACTGCATCGAAGTTTGACATGGATgct ggAAAATAACATAAATGGCATCATCGAATCGACATTCAGTGTAGAAAATAACAGTTTTGGTGTGATAAAAGTGCATGAATTGAAACCAAATGGCGCTCAATTGGCTGTAACGGAAGAAAATAAACGAGAATATGTCAAACTTTACGTGAATTATCGTTTCATGCGAGGCATTGAGCAACAATTCTTGGCTTTACAGAAAg gaTTTTGTGAACTCATCCCGAGCCAACTTCTGCGACCATTCGATGAACGTGAACTCGAACTCGTGATCGGAGGCATCAGCAGTATTGACGTGACAGACTGGCGATCAAATACGAGACTAAAACAATGCACGCCCGATACGCAACAAGTGAAATGGTTCTGGCAG atCGTCGATTCATATTCCAGCGAGATGCGTGCTCGCTTATTGCAATTCGTCACGGGATCATCTCGTGTTCCCTTGCAGGGCTTCAGAGCGTTACAAGGCTCCACAGGTGCCGTAGGACCGCGTCCCTTCACCATTCACTTGACAGCCGATGTGCCTATACAAAATCTACCGAAAGCACATACCTGCTTTAATCGTATCGATTTACCACCCTACGACTCATATCAAACAATGTATGACAAATTGACGCAAGCTGTCGAAGAAACGTGTGGATTTGCTgtagaataa
- the LOC134836752 gene encoding cytochrome c oxidase assembly factor 4 homolog, mitochondrial → MSDKNDVEDPVEVMLKRTGCIELHYKVQECIAETQDWRKCQDVVKTFKECMSEYSAKQRAKYEKSSFRQDS, encoded by the exons ATGTCCGATAAAAATGATGTCGAAGATCCCGTTGAAGTAATGCTGAAACGCACCGGATGCATCGAATTACATTACAAAGTGCAG GAGTGTATTGCGGAGACCCAGGACTGGCGCAAGTGTCAGGACGTCGTAAAAACCTTTAAGGAGTGCATGTCCGAGTATTCGGCAAAGCAGCGAGCCAAGTACGAGAAATCGTCGTTCCGGCAAGACTCGTAA
- the LOC134836751 gene encoding peptidyl-tRNA hydrolase 2, mitochondrial: MSFLRRIITKISGTPTKMVLVVRADLKLSKGKTGSQCAHAAVICYHRTLDRHPDLCSTWFAQGQPKIVLKVDSLTELKELQKAAKAQGIVAEAVRDAGRTEIEAGTTTVLGIGPDDKEKIDSIVKHLKLL, from the coding sequence ATGTCCTTCCTGCGTCgcataataacaaaaattagtgGAACACCCACGAAAATGGTGTTGGTAGTGCGGGCTGATCTGAAATTGAGCAAAGGCAAGACGGGGTCGCAATGCGCGCATGCCGCCGTCATTTGTTACCATCGCACCCTGGATCGTCATCCGGACCTTTGCTCCACGTGGTTCGCTCAGGGACAGCCCAAAATAGTGTTAAAAGTAGATTCGTTGACGGAGCTGAAGGAGTTACAGAAAGCCGCAAAGGCACAAGGCATCGTTGCCGAAGCGGTTCGCGATGCAGGTCGCACCGAAATCGAAGCCGGAACAACAACTGTGCTTGGAATCGGGCCCgatgataaagaaaaaattgactcaATTGTCAAGCATTTAAAATTGCTCTAG
- the LOC134828972 gene encoding long-chain fatty acid transport protein 4 — protein sequence MLLELTQKQRRLTTACISVFGIVLTYFVGYIPAIVTTLYMLSGDRVTSVYSLAAATPRDLKAAWRFICINWTVHQWIKANKTVGDIFEETVKRYPNKTALMMDDTKITFSEANTFSNRVASFFKSKGFKKGDSIALLMETKVEYPFFWIGLSKIGVTTALINYNLRKDPLIHSIKAAGATAVIVSAELKDALTEIRDDPEIKGMPVFQYNGPKDKQDMLSGATDLKKELDTVSIVQITKDSSFQPKDKLCYIYTSGTTGLPKAAVITHVRYMFMSMGVYFMHAIRTDDVIYNPLPLYHTAGGMIGVGIVCLKGVSMALRKKFSASNFWADCIKHKCTVAQYIGEICRFLLSTPPKPEDTAHNVRLIFGNGFKPQIWNQFVSRFQVAQVGEFYGSTEGNSNLVNITNTPGSVGFIPRSLGFIYPVMLVKCDEEGEPIRDSNGRCTRCKPGEPGVFIGKIKKKSITGDFAGYSDKKATEKKIVKNVFEEGDMYFNSGDILVMDLLYNLYFKDRTGDTFRWRGENVATSEVEAVISNVVGLKDCTVYGVEVPHTEGKAGMAAIVDPDNQLDVEHLSAGIKGALPAYARPLFIRVLKSVPMTSTFKVIKRDFVKEGFDLNAIKDPLYFLNHDGVYRKFTQKDYDDVMNGKARL from the exons atgcTTCTCGAACTGACACAAAAACAGAGAAGACTCACGACAGCATGCATCAGTGTGTTTGGAATTGTGCTCACCTATTTCGTTGGATACATCCCAGCGATTGTCACCACGTTGTACATGCTGAGTGGCGATCGTGTTACGTCAGTTTATAGTTTGGCAGCCGCTACACCGAGAGATttaaa AGCGGCATGGCGATTCATTTGTATCAACTGGACCGTCCACCAATGGATCAAAGCCAACAAGACCGTTGGAGATATTTTCGAGGAAACGGTGAAACGTTACCCCAACAAAACCGCCTTAATGATGGATGAtactaaaattacttttagtgag gccAACACCTTCTCAAATCGCGTTGCAAGTTTCTTCAAAAGCAAGGGCTTCAAAAAGGGCGATTCCATTGCGTTGCTGATGGAGACAAAAGTCGAATATCCCTTCTTTTGGATCGGTTTGTCCAAAATTGGAGTAACGACAGCTTTGATCAACTACAATTTGCGCAAAGATCCCTTGATTCATTCCATCAAAGCTGCGGGCGCGACTGCCGTTATTGTCAGTGCCGAACTTAAGGATGCCTTGACCGAAATTCGTGACGATCCGGAAATCAAAGGGATGCCAGTTTTCCAATACAATGGCCCGAAAGATAAGCAAGACATGTTGTCGGGTGCCACAGACTTGAAGAAAGAACTTGATACTGTGTCCATTGTACAAATAACGAAAGACAGCAGTTTCCAGCCAAAGGATAAGCTTTGTTACATTTACACCTCGGGCACAACGGGACTTCCAAAGGCAGCTGTCATTACGCACGTTAG ATATATGTTCATGTCGATGGGTGTGTATTTCATGCACGCAATCCGTACAGATGATGTCATCTACAATCCACTACCTCTGTATCACACTGCTGGCGGTATGATTGGTGTTGGAATCGTGTGTCTCAAGGGGGTTTCGATGGCACTACGGAAGAAATTCTCGGCATCCAATTTCTGGGCCGACTGTATCAAGCACAAATGCACCGTCGCACAATACATTGGCGAAATTTGCCGCTTCTTGCTAAGTACACCACCAAAGCCCGAGGACACAGCTCACAATGTCCGTCTTATTTTCGGTAATGGCTTTAAACCACAAATCTGGAATCAATTTGTGTCGCGATTCCAAGTTGCACAAGTCGGAGAGTTTTACGGAAGTACCGAAGGCAACAGCAATTTag ttaatATCACAAACACCCCTGGATCAGTCGGATTTATTCCACGATCTCTCGGATTTATTTATCCAGTAATGTTAGTCAA aTGTGATGAAGAAGGCGAACCCATCCGTGATAGTAATGGAAGATGCACGCGTTGCAAGCCCGGAGAGCCAGGTGTCTTCATCggtaaaatcaagaaaaagtcCATCACTGGCGACTTTGCCGGATATTCAGATAAG AAAGCTACAGAAAAGAAAATCGtcaaaaatgtctttgaaGAAGGTGATATGTACTTCAATTCTGGCGATATCTTAGTCATGGATCTTTTGTACAATTTGTATTTCAAAGACAGAACCGGAGATACTTTCag ATGGCGCGGTGAAAATGTCGCCACATCCGAAGTTGAAGCTGTCATCAGCAACGTTGTCGGCTTGAAAGATTGCACGGTATACGGTGTCGAAGTTCCCCACACAGAAGGCAAAGCTGGCATGGCTGCCATTGTCGATCCCGATAACCAACTCGATGTCGAACACTTGTCAGCTGGCATCAAAGGAGCGCTGCCTGCCTACGCTCGTCCATTATTCATTCGCGTGCTAAAAAGTGTCCCGATGACAAGTACCTTCAAAGTGATAAAACGCGATTTCGTCAAAGAGGGCTTCGACCTCAATGCCATCAAGGATCCACTGTATTTCCTGAATCACGACGGCGTTTACCGCAAATTCACGCAGAAAGATTACGACGATGTCATGAATGGCAAAGCAAGGCTGTGA